One window from the genome of Corynebacterium sp. SCR221107 encodes:
- a CDS encoding sensor histidine kinase: MKFPRHPKHRHGDTTGHREGNDPSPGHAHDSSEHTQRSGHGRHPSPFAASGLIAADDLASGKAPSPEQATQALSNIMVFLRVSLHLVFAFLLGFAVVQNVAAGTASWGQITGACLLACVYLVGTVWENRKAHSVLVDFTLDSTTRLLATGWLCVVLLLWVCLVASSMSFVWLLFPLVFLILHVLPTAASIVTVCAAWAVAAFLPALVHHPGWNVANVVGPFIGTFFAIGVYFTYRVLDREVHAHALLTQQLISAQQQLAMSEHQAGRMEERERLSREIHDTVAQGLSSIVLVSRAARANLRKGNLAELSAQLDTISEQAGDSLAEARRFVRDLASPDLSQSLPVALERVVARVRARQEALSDDLEVVLTIIDETNGANGAAQLPEPVTRTVVRVVQEALANVVKHADASKVVVTVGLWDEQVTIDVVDNGRGFDPDASHSGFGIDGIQARVSDLGGAVTIESSPGAGTTLTCAIPLTSRTRHEES; the protein is encoded by the coding sequence GTGAAATTTCCCCGCCACCCCAAACACAGGCATGGTGACACCACCGGTCACCGTGAAGGCAACGACCCCAGTCCTGGCCACGCGCACGATTCCAGCGAGCACACCCAACGCAGCGGGCATGGGAGGCATCCCAGCCCCTTCGCCGCGAGTGGCTTGATCGCTGCCGATGACCTTGCCTCCGGCAAGGCCCCCTCCCCGGAGCAGGCCACTCAGGCTTTGTCGAACATCATGGTGTTCCTGCGCGTGAGCTTGCATCTTGTGTTCGCGTTCCTGCTGGGGTTTGCGGTGGTGCAAAACGTGGCGGCGGGCACCGCGTCGTGGGGCCAGATCACCGGCGCGTGCCTATTGGCCTGCGTGTACCTTGTGGGAACGGTGTGGGAAAACCGCAAGGCACATTCGGTGCTGGTGGATTTCACGTTGGATTCCACAACCAGGTTGCTGGCAACTGGTTGGCTGTGCGTGGTGCTGCTGTTGTGGGTGTGCCTTGTCGCCTCCTCGATGAGCTTCGTATGGCTGCTGTTCCCGTTGGTGTTCCTGATCTTGCACGTGCTTCCCACAGCCGCCTCGATAGTCACGGTCTGCGCGGCGTGGGCGGTGGCAGCGTTTCTGCCAGCGCTCGTCCATCACCCGGGGTGGAATGTGGCCAACGTGGTCGGCCCGTTCATCGGCACGTTTTTCGCCATCGGCGTGTACTTCACCTACCGCGTGCTCGACCGCGAGGTGCATGCGCACGCGCTTTTGACCCAGCAGTTGATTTCTGCGCAGCAGCAGCTGGCGATGAGCGAGCATCAGGCGGGGCGCATGGAGGAGCGCGAGCGTTTGTCGCGGGAGATCCACGACACCGTCGCCCAAGGTTTGTCCTCGATCGTGTTGGTTTCGCGTGCCGCGCGTGCCAACCTGCGCAAGGGCAACCTCGCGGAGCTTTCCGCCCAGCTGGATACCATCAGCGAGCAGGCAGGCGACTCCCTCGCGGAGGCCCGCCGTTTCGTGCGCGACCTTGCCTCCCCGGATCTCAGCCAGTCCCTTCCAGTTGCGCTCGAGCGTGTCGTTGCGCGTGTGCGCGCCCGCCAGGAGGCGCTTTCCGACGATCTGGAGGTGGTACTGACCATCATCGACGAGACCAACGGCGCCAATGGGGCAGCCCAACTCCCGGAACCCGTCACGCGCACGGTGGTGCGGGTGGTACAAGAGGCGCTGGCGAACGTCGTCAAGCATGCCGACGCAAGCAAGGTGGTCGTCACCGTCGGGTTGTGGGACGAGCAAGTAACGATCGACGTCGTCGACAACGGGCGCGGTTTTGATCCGGATGCGTCGCATTCCGGTTTTGGCATCGACGGCATCCAGGCGCGGGTCAGCGATCTGGGCGGCGCCGTTACAATCGAATCGAGCCCGGGCGCGGGAACCACGCTGACCTGCGCCATCCCGCTGACCTCCCGAACGCGACACGAAGAAAGCTAA
- a CDS encoding response regulator transcription factor: protein MNPISVMLIDDHPVVRAGLRSIVDSFDDLRVIAEAANGDGITSQSLAEMGIDVVVTDIQMPGTDGITLTQRLAEAGPPVLILTTYDTEADIVAAIEAGAMGYLLKDAPEQTLHDAIVATARRERTLAPEVATALMNRISKPRQALSAREIEILKALESGATNRQLAATLFISEATVKTHLVHIYSKLSVDNRTAAITEARRMKLI from the coding sequence ATGAACCCCATCTCCGTCATGCTCATCGATGACCACCCCGTCGTGCGCGCGGGATTGCGCTCCATCGTGGACTCCTTCGACGACCTCCGGGTTATCGCCGAGGCAGCCAACGGCGACGGCATCACCTCCCAGTCCCTCGCTGAGATGGGTATCGATGTGGTGGTCACCGACATCCAGATGCCCGGCACCGACGGGATCACGCTCACCCAGCGGCTCGCCGAGGCCGGCCCACCGGTGCTCATCTTGACCACCTACGACACCGAGGCCGACATCGTCGCCGCCATAGAGGCCGGCGCCATGGGCTACCTGCTCAAAGACGCCCCCGAGCAAACGCTCCACGACGCGATCGTGGCTACCGCCCGCCGCGAGCGCACGCTGGCACCCGAGGTAGCCACTGCGCTCATGAACCGCATCTCCAAGCCGCGCCAGGCGCTGTCGGCCCGCGAGATCGAGATTCTCAAGGCACTCGAGTCCGGGGCCACCAACCGCCAGCTGGCCGCCACCCTTTTCATCTCCGAGGCAACCGTCAAGACCCACCTCGTCCACATTTACTCGAAGCTTAGCGTGGACAATCGCACGGCTGCGATCACCGAGGCACGGCGGATGAAGCTCATTTAG
- a CDS encoding ABC transporter ATP-binding protein, protein MTTTTPVLSLRNASVVYPDGTSTVTALDRATVDARAGQLTAIVGESGSGKSTLLSVAAGLVIPSSGQVIIAGREATDMNDKQRTALRRDHIGVVFQSPNLLGSLTAREQLMITDHIRGLRRGALRARATRADELLSRVGLAGFGDRRTSELSGGQRQRVNIARALMGQPQLVLADEPTSALDQRLSREIVELLRQVTDEFGVATVMITHDRSQLDLADQVVEMVDGKAKVLAGMPSA, encoded by the coding sequence ATGACCACCACAACCCCAGTCTTGAGCCTGCGCAACGCCAGCGTCGTCTACCCCGACGGCACCTCCACCGTCACCGCACTCGACCGCGCCACCGTGGATGCGCGCGCCGGGCAGCTGACCGCCATCGTCGGTGAGTCCGGCTCCGGTAAGTCCACCCTCCTGTCCGTGGCCGCGGGCCTCGTGATTCCCTCCTCCGGCCAGGTCATCATCGCCGGGCGCGAAGCCACCGACATGAACGACAAGCAGCGCACTGCGCTGCGCCGCGACCACATCGGCGTAGTCTTCCAGTCCCCCAATCTGCTCGGCTCGCTCACCGCCCGCGAGCAACTCATGATCACCGACCACATCCGCGGCCTGCGTCGCGGGGCGCTGCGCGCTCGCGCCACCCGTGCCGACGAGCTCCTTTCCCGCGTGGGCCTAGCCGGCTTCGGCGACCGCCGCACCTCCGAGCTTTCCGGCGGCCAGCGCCAGCGCGTCAACATCGCCCGCGCGCTCATGGGCCAACCTCAGCTTGTGCTTGCCGACGAACCCACCTCCGCCCTCGACCAGCGGCTCTCCCGCGAGATCGTGGAGCTGTTGCGTCAGGTCACCGACGAGTTCGGCGTGGCCACTGTCATGATCACCCACGACCGCAGCCAGCTCGATCTGGCCGACCAGGTCGTGGAGATGGTGGATGGCAAGGCCAAGGTGCTGGCGGGGATGCCTAGCGCCTAG
- a CDS encoding ABC transporter permease produces the protein MFLSIREIRSAGGRFILIGSVTMFITLLIIMLTGLTQGLAARNTSALSSLDADAVAFVDPFSDTPEVSFSNSVATEDAARAVTAAASQVTGRGLDAIVPLGVGQTRLESDQGAQPVAVLGLPDGTVAAGVAVGKQANISESIATELGLSTGDTIALGGTEVTVGQIVADEYYSHSPVVWVDIATWQQVSHAEAATTGTVLLAYGDATAQQWDTIAADTHTAITDTKGSFEGLAAYKSERTSLTSMQGFLYGISALVTISFLSVWTLQRTRDIAVLRALGASPRYVLADALTQAAIILAVGTGAGALIGFGLGALVSGTVPFELSWLTIAGPAVAVFVLGIAGALLAVRQTTKVDPMTALGASV, from the coding sequence ATGTTCTTGAGCATCCGCGAGATCCGCTCAGCCGGCGGGCGATTCATTCTTATCGGCTCGGTTACCATGTTCATCACCTTGTTAATCATCATGCTAACCGGCCTGACCCAGGGGCTGGCCGCGCGCAATACCTCAGCGCTGAGCTCGCTTGATGCCGACGCCGTGGCGTTTGTCGATCCGTTCTCCGATACCCCGGAGGTCTCCTTTAGCAACTCCGTGGCAACCGAGGATGCCGCCCGCGCGGTCACGGCCGCAGCTAGCCAGGTCACGGGCCGCGGCCTCGACGCCATTGTGCCGCTCGGCGTTGGCCAGACCCGCCTCGAGTCCGACCAGGGGGCGCAGCCGGTTGCCGTGCTCGGGCTTCCCGACGGCACGGTGGCGGCAGGCGTAGCCGTCGGCAAGCAAGCAAACATTTCTGAATCGATCGCTACGGAACTGGGGCTTTCCACCGGCGACACCATCGCTCTGGGCGGAACGGAGGTCACTGTAGGCCAGATCGTTGCCGACGAATACTACAGCCACTCGCCGGTGGTCTGGGTTGATATCGCAACCTGGCAGCAGGTCAGCCATGCCGAGGCCGCCACCACCGGCACGGTGTTGCTGGCCTATGGCGATGCCACCGCCCAGCAATGGGACACGATCGCCGCCGATACCCACACCGCCATCACCGACACGAAGGGCTCCTTCGAGGGCCTGGCCGCCTACAAGTCTGAGCGCACCTCCCTGACCAGCATGCAAGGATTCCTCTACGGCATCTCCGCCCTGGTCACCATCTCCTTCCTTAGCGTGTGGACCCTGCAGCGTACCCGCGACATCGCCGTCCTGCGCGCGCTCGGCGCCTCCCCGCGATATGTGCTTGCCGACGCGCTGACTCAGGCCGCCATCATCCTCGCCGTCGGCACCGGTGCAGGTGCCCTCATCGGCTTCGGGCTGGGCGCCCTCGTCTCCGGCACCGTCCCCTTCGAGCTGTCCTGGCTGACTATTGCCGGCCCCGCGGTTGCCGTCTTCGTCCTCGGCATCGCCGGCGCCCTGCTCGCCGTGCGCCAGACCACCAAGGTCGACCCGATGACCGCACTTGGCGCCTCCGTCTAA
- a CDS encoding NAD(P)H-binding protein: MTTNTTAKKILYIGGHGKIALLATPLLVQAGHSVDALVRIPAYTPELEALGAGVVVRDLTKQSAANWAELFSNYDLVIWGAGNGGRAGAQATLDIDRDGALATIDALESMDRPPRYVMISYLGATLREEPNDGSSWDAYVKAKKAVDLRLGESTLDYLILGPSSLTDEPAVGIEVVADDAPAQGTHTARELVAQVIAEVAGRDEFPASPLAFVDGVNPVSSIG, from the coding sequence ATGACAACAAACACGACTGCAAAGAAGATTCTCTATATCGGTGGCCACGGCAAGATTGCGCTGCTGGCCACTCCCCTGCTGGTGCAGGCGGGCCACAGCGTGGATGCGCTGGTGCGCATTCCCGCATACACCCCGGAGCTGGAGGCACTCGGTGCGGGCGTGGTGGTACGCGATCTGACCAAGCAATCGGCTGCGAACTGGGCCGAGCTTTTTAGCAACTACGATCTGGTGATCTGGGGTGCGGGCAATGGTGGGCGCGCCGGCGCGCAGGCGACCCTGGACATTGATCGTGATGGCGCTCTTGCCACCATCGATGCCTTGGAGTCGATGGATCGTCCGCCGCGTTATGTCATGATCTCTTACCTTGGGGCTACCTTGCGGGAGGAGCCGAATGACGGCAGCTCGTGGGATGCCTATGTGAAGGCGAAAAAGGCGGTGGATCTGCGCCTGGGCGAGAGCACGCTGGACTATCTCATTCTTGGCCCTTCGTCGCTGACAGATGAGCCGGCCGTAGGTATCGAGGTGGTGGCTGATGATGCCCCGGCCCAGGGCACGCACACAGCCCGCGAGTTGGTTGCGCAGGTGATCGCGGAGGTTGCGGGCCGTGATGAGTTCCCGGCCAGCCCGCTGGCTTTTGTCGATGGAGTGAATCCAGTCAGCAGCATCGGTTAA
- a CDS encoding BRO family protein translates to MATALQAFTNHEFGTIRTITSGGQVLFYGKNVTTALGYANTKDALARHCKGVVNHYPLKRLVASSRSGSSAKATCTG, encoded by the coding sequence ATGGCTACCGCGCTACAAGCGTTCACCAACCACGAGTTCGGCACGATCCGAACCATCACCTCCGGCGGGCAGGTCCTGTTCTACGGCAAGAACGTGACGACCGCCCTCGGCTACGCCAACACGAAAGATGCCCTGGCGCGTCACTGCAAGGGGGTCGTGAATCACTACCCCTTGAAACGGCTGGTGGCATCCAGCAGGTCAGGTTCATCAGCGAAGGCGACCTGTACCGGCTGA
- a CDS encoding DUF1846 domain-containing protein, which translates to MAHGIGFDREKYIDLQSEHIKARREKIGGKLYLEMGGKLFDDMHASRVLPGFTPDNKIAMLDRIKDEVEILVCINAKDLQRNKVRADLGITYDEDVLRLVDVFRGRGFLVENIVLTQMEDDNRQAVEFKDRLERLGMKVARHRVIPGYPSDTDFIVSPDGLGRNEFAETTRDLVVVTAPGPGSGKLATCLSQVYHEYQRGGSAGYAKFETFPIWNLPLDHPVNLAYEAATVDLNDANVIDHFHLSAYGESTVNYNRDVEAFPLLKVLLEKLTGTTPYQSPTDMGVNMAGLCIIDDEVCRQASRQEIIRRYFKALVDEARGGLDSTQSDRAAVVMAKAKIKATDRPVVLPARTRAEETGGPACAIELADGTIITGRTSELLGCSAAMLLNALKHLAGIEDDHHLLSPESIEPIQSLKINHLGSHNPRLHTDEVLIALSVSASTNEEARRALEQLQNLRGCDAHTTTILGSVDESIFRNLGVLVTSDPKFQKKSLYQKR; encoded by the coding sequence ATGGCGCACGGGATCGGCTTCGATCGCGAAAAATACATCGACTTGCAATCGGAGCACATCAAAGCGCGCCGGGAGAAAATCGGGGGCAAGCTGTACCTGGAGATGGGCGGCAAGCTCTTCGACGACATGCACGCCTCGCGCGTGTTGCCTGGGTTCACCCCGGACAACAAGATCGCGATGCTCGACCGGATCAAGGACGAGGTGGAGATCCTCGTCTGCATCAACGCCAAGGACCTGCAGCGCAACAAGGTGCGCGCGGATCTCGGCATCACCTACGACGAGGACGTGCTGCGCCTGGTCGACGTCTTCCGCGGGCGCGGTTTCCTGGTGGAAAACATCGTGCTCACCCAGATGGAGGACGATAACCGCCAAGCGGTGGAGTTCAAGGACCGCCTTGAGCGTTTGGGGATGAAGGTTGCCCGCCACCGCGTGATCCCCGGTTACCCCTCCGACACCGACTTCATCGTCTCCCCCGACGGGCTGGGTCGCAACGAGTTCGCCGAGACCACCCGGGACCTCGTGGTGGTCACCGCCCCGGGGCCGGGCTCCGGAAAGTTGGCCACCTGCCTCTCGCAGGTCTACCACGAGTACCAGCGCGGCGGATCGGCCGGGTACGCCAAGTTTGAGACCTTCCCCATCTGGAACCTGCCGCTGGATCACCCGGTCAACCTGGCCTACGAGGCGGCCACGGTGGACCTCAACGACGCCAACGTCATCGACCACTTCCACCTGTCGGCCTATGGTGAGTCCACCGTCAACTACAACCGCGACGTGGAGGCCTTCCCGCTGCTGAAGGTGCTGCTGGAAAAGCTCACCGGCACGACCCCCTACCAGTCGCCGACCGACATGGGCGTGAACATGGCGGGCCTGTGCATCATCGACGACGAGGTGTGTAGGCAGGCCAGCCGCCAGGAGATCATCCGCCGTTACTTCAAGGCGCTTGTCGACGAGGCGCGCGGCGGCCTCGACTCCACGCAGTCCGACCGCGCCGCGGTGGTCATGGCGAAGGCCAAGATCAAGGCCACCGATCGCCCGGTGGTGCTGCCCGCCCGCACCCGCGCGGAGGAAACAGGCGGACCTGCCTGCGCGATTGAGCTCGCCGACGGCACCATCATCACCGGCCGCACCTCCGAGCTGCTCGGGTGCTCGGCGGCGATGCTGCTCAACGCGCTCAAGCACCTAGCAGGCATTGAGGATGACCATCACCTCTTGTCCCCGGAGTCGATCGAGCCGATTCAAAGCCTCAAGATCAACCATCTGGGCAGCCACAACCCGCGCCTGCACACCGACGAGGTGCTCATCGCCTTGTCGGTCTCGGCATCTACGAACGAGGAGGCGCGCCGGGCCCTGGAGCAGCTGCAGAACCTGCGCGGCTGCGATGCCCACACCACCACCATCCTGGGCTCGGTCGACGAGTCCATCTTCCGCAACCTAGGCGTGCTGGTGACCTCTGATCCGAAGTTCCAGAAGAAGTCTTTGTACCAGAAGCGCTAG
- the leuS gene encoding leucine--tRNA ligase — protein MTNPSDNMAGPSYRYTPELAGEIEKKWQKYWIDNGTFNAPNPVGALATEDGKELPKDKLFVQDMFPYPSGAGLHVGHPLGYIATDVFARFNRMLGKNVLHTLGYDAFGLPAEQYAIQTGTHPRTTTMANIENMERQLGLLGLGHDRRRKVATTDPEFYKWTQWIFLQIYNAWFDKAQNKARRIEELIPLLESGEVATPEEFGAPYAQLSDLDKRKVVDSFRLVYRSYSTVNWCPGLGTVLANEEVTHDGRSERGNFPVFRKNLSQWMMRITAYSDRLIDDLEYLDWTEKVKSMQRNWIGRSRGAEVDFVAQGHNLTVFTTRPDTLFGASYMVLAPEHELVDDLVAGGSGSYEGIDPRWTYGKSTPAEAVAAYRAAIAAKSDVERQENKEKTGVFLGVYATNPVNGAQIPVFIGDYVLTGYGTGAIMAVPAHDTRDYEFATEFGLPIIPVLDGDVSAEAFTGDAPHINSANDEGLDLNGLGKQEAIDAAIAWLEERGKGSQKIQYKLRDWLFARQRYWGEPFPIVYDADGMPHALPESMLPIELPEVEDYKPVSFDPDDANSEPHPPLAKATDWTHVTLDLGDGPKEYVRDTNVMPQWAGSSWYQLRYIDPQNDEAFCDIENERYWTGPRPDLHGPNDPGGVDLYVGGVEHAVLHLLYSRFWHKVLFDLGYVSSREPYRRLYNQGYIQAYAYTDARGVYVPAAEVEEKDGKFFYQGEEVFQEYGKMGKSLKNAVAPDDIARDFGADTLRVYEMAMGPLDTSRPWATKDVVGSQRFLQRLWRLVVNEETGALAVTDAALTDDDLKQLNRTIAGIRDDYENLRINTVVAKAIEYVNYLTKTYKDGAPRAAVEPLAIMVAPVAPHIAEELWTRLGHEGTITFVDFPTFEEKWLKDDEIELPVQINGKVRARIMVAADAAQDDIVAAALADDNVKAHIEGKNLIKQIVVPGRMVNLVVK, from the coding sequence ATGACTAATCCGAGCGATAACATGGCAGGTCCTTCCTACCGGTACACCCCGGAGCTTGCGGGTGAGATCGAGAAGAAGTGGCAGAAGTACTGGATCGACAACGGCACCTTCAACGCCCCGAACCCGGTGGGCGCCCTTGCTACGGAAGACGGCAAGGAATTGCCCAAGGACAAGCTATTCGTTCAGGACATGTTCCCCTACCCCTCCGGCGCTGGCCTGCACGTAGGCCACCCGCTCGGCTACATTGCCACCGACGTTTTCGCCCGCTTCAACCGCATGCTGGGCAAGAACGTGCTGCACACCTTGGGCTACGACGCCTTCGGCCTACCGGCCGAGCAGTACGCCATCCAGACTGGTACGCACCCTCGCACCACGACGATGGCCAACATCGAAAACATGGAGCGCCAGCTGGGCCTGCTCGGCCTGGGCCATGATCGCCGCCGCAAGGTAGCCACCACCGATCCGGAGTTCTACAAGTGGACGCAGTGGATCTTCCTGCAGATTTACAACGCATGGTTCGACAAGGCCCAGAACAAGGCCCGCCGCATCGAGGAGCTCATTCCGCTCTTGGAATCCGGCGAGGTGGCAACCCCGGAGGAGTTCGGTGCGCCCTATGCGCAGCTGTCTGATCTAGACAAGCGCAAGGTCGTAGACTCTTTCCGCCTGGTCTACCGCTCCTACTCCACCGTGAACTGGTGCCCGGGCCTGGGCACCGTGCTGGCAAACGAGGAGGTCACCCACGACGGTCGCTCGGAGCGTGGCAACTTCCCCGTCTTCCGCAAGAACCTGTCCCAGTGGATGATGCGGATTACCGCCTACTCCGATCGCCTCATCGACGATCTGGAGTACCTGGACTGGACCGAGAAGGTCAAGTCCATGCAGCGCAACTGGATCGGCCGCTCCCGCGGCGCCGAGGTGGACTTCGTTGCCCAGGGCCACAACCTGACCGTGTTTACCACCCGCCCGGATACCCTGTTCGGCGCCAGCTACATGGTGCTCGCGCCGGAGCATGAGCTTGTCGACGACCTGGTTGCCGGTGGTTCCGGTTCCTACGAGGGTATCGACCCCCGTTGGACCTACGGCAAGTCCACCCCGGCCGAGGCCGTTGCCGCCTACCGCGCCGCCATCGCTGCGAAGTCGGACGTGGAGCGCCAGGAGAACAAGGAAAAGACCGGCGTGTTCTTGGGCGTGTATGCCACCAACCCGGTCAACGGCGCGCAGATTCCCGTGTTCATCGGCGATTATGTGCTCACCGGCTACGGCACCGGCGCCATCATGGCCGTGCCCGCCCACGATACCCGCGACTACGAGTTCGCCACCGAATTTGGCCTGCCGATCATCCCGGTCCTCGATGGTGACGTGTCCGCAGAGGCGTTTACCGGCGATGCCCCGCACATCAACTCGGCCAACGACGAGGGCCTCGATCTCAACGGCCTAGGCAAGCAGGAGGCCATCGACGCCGCCATCGCCTGGCTCGAGGAACGCGGCAAGGGATCCCAGAAGATCCAGTACAAGCTGCGCGACTGGCTGTTTGCCCGCCAGCGCTACTGGGGTGAGCCCTTCCCCATCGTCTACGATGCCGACGGTATGCCGCACGCCCTGCCCGAATCCATGCTGCCGATCGAGCTGCCGGAGGTCGAGGACTACAAGCCGGTCTCCTTCGATCCGGATGACGCCAACAGCGAGCCGCACCCGCCGCTGGCCAAGGCGACCGACTGGACGCACGTGACCTTGGACCTCGGCGATGGCCCGAAGGAGTACGTCCGCGACACCAATGTCATGCCGCAGTGGGCGGGTTCGTCCTGGTACCAGCTGCGATACATCGATCCGCAAAATGATGAAGCATTCTGCGACATCGAAAACGAGCGCTATTGGACCGGCCCGCGCCCGGACCTGCACGGACCGAATGATCCGGGTGGTGTAGACCTCTACGTCGGCGGCGTGGAGCACGCCGTGCTGCACCTGCTCTACTCCCGCTTCTGGCACAAAGTCCTGTTCGACCTGGGCTACGTCTCCTCCCGCGAGCCGTACCGCCGCCTCTACAACCAGGGCTACATCCAGGCCTACGCCTACACCGATGCCCGTGGCGTCTACGTCCCGGCCGCTGAGGTGGAGGAGAAGGACGGCAAGTTCTTCTACCAGGGCGAAGAGGTCTTCCAGGAGTACGGCAAGATGGGCAAGTCGCTCAAGAACGCCGTCGCCCCCGACGACATTGCACGCGACTTCGGCGCCGACACCCTGCGCGTCTACGAGATGGCGATGGGCCCGCTGGATACCTCGCGTCCGTGGGCGACCAAGGACGTCGTGGGCTCCCAGCGTTTCCTGCAGCGCCTGTGGCGCCTGGTGGTCAACGAGGAAACCGGCGCGCTTGCCGTTACTGATGCCGCGCTTACCGACGATGACTTGAAGCAGCTCAACCGCACCATCGCCGGAATCCGCGATGATTATGAGAACCTGCGGATCAACACCGTGGTGGCCAAGGCCATCGAGTACGTCAACTATTTGACCAAGACGTACAAGGACGGCGCGCCGCGCGCTGCGGTGGAGCCGTTGGCGATCATGGTCGCCCCGGTGGCCCCGCACATCGCGGAGGAGCTGTGGACCCGTCTTGGGCATGAGGGCACGATTACTTTCGTTGACTTCCCTACTTTTGAGGAGAAGTGGCTCAAGGATGATGAGATTGAGCTTCCGGTGCAGATCAACGGCAAGGTGCGTGCCCGCATCATGGTCGCCGCCGATGCCGCCCAGGATGACATCGTTGCCGCAGCGCTTGCCGACGATAATGTCAAGGCGCACATCGAGGGCAAGAACTTGATCAAGCAGATCGTTGTGCCAGGGCGCATGGTCAACCTGGTGGTCAAGTAA
- a CDS encoding cation transporter produces the protein MTSASAARDAFDRDDDDDEINAANLTTRSRRIVAIVAGLNLLGFAGEVIIASIIGSASLFADAADFLEDFLINLLVLTALGWSVASRRKASVGLAGLILIPAVAAFGTAIWKIITGTPPEAFTLSGTAIAAGLINLVCALLLLSLRNGGEALVRGAWLAARNDVLANILILAAGIVTIFWATIWPDVVVGIIIGVINLGAAKEVLEQARAEVPELED, from the coding sequence ATGACTTCAGCCTCCGCAGCTCGCGACGCTTTCGACCGCGACGATGACGATGACGAAATCAACGCAGCGAATCTGACCACCCGCTCCCGCAGGATCGTCGCGATCGTTGCGGGACTGAATCTGCTCGGCTTCGCCGGCGAGGTTATTATCGCCTCCATCATCGGCTCGGCCTCGCTTTTCGCCGACGCCGCCGACTTCCTCGAGGATTTCCTCATCAACCTGCTCGTGCTCACCGCCCTCGGCTGGTCGGTGGCCTCCCGCCGCAAGGCCTCGGTGGGTTTGGCAGGACTCATCCTCATCCCCGCGGTCGCCGCGTTCGGCACGGCGATCTGGAAGATCATCACCGGAACCCCGCCAGAGGCCTTTACCTTGTCCGGCACCGCCATCGCCGCCGGACTCATCAACCTCGTCTGCGCGCTCCTGCTGCTCTCCCTGCGCAACGGCGGGGAGGCTCTGGTGCGCGGTGCCTGGCTGGCCGCGCGCAACGACGTGCTCGCCAACATCCTCATCCTCGCCGCGGGCATCGTCACCATTTTCTGGGCCACCATCTGGCCGGACGTGGTGGTGGGCATCATCATCGGTGTGATCAACCTTGGCGCGGCCAAGGAGGTCTTGGAGCAAGCCCGGGCGGAGGTCCCTGAGCTCGAAGACTAG
- a CDS encoding phage antirepressor KilAC domain-containing protein: MFDDVLPSIRRHGMYAIDELPNDDEFLERAIATLRAERAKRLAAEQALLEAAPKVSYYDVVLASPSLITTTEIAKDHGLSAKKLNQILREEQVQFHQSGCWFLYARFAAQGYTQSKTHEYDEGKTRTHMYWTYSCAT, encoded by the coding sequence GTGTTCGACGACGTCCTCCCGTCCATCCGCCGCCACGGCATGTACGCCATCGACGAGCTGCCCAATGATGACGAGTTCCTTGAGCGAGCAATCGCCACCCTGCGCGCCGAGCGGGCCAAGCGGCTCGCCGCCGAACAAGCCCTGTTGGAGGCGGCACCGAAGGTGTCCTATTACGACGTGGTGCTGGCGTCGCCGTCGCTGATCACCACCACCGAGATCGCCAAGGACCACGGCCTGTCGGCGAAGAAGCTCAACCAGATTCTGCGCGAGGAGCAGGTGCAGTTTCACCAGTCCGGCTGCTGGTTCCTCTACGCCCGCTTCGCTGCGCAGGGCTACACCCAGTCCAAGACGCACGAGTACGACGAGGGCAAGACCCGCACCCACATGTACTGGACCTACTCCTGTGCCACTTAG